In Gammaproteobacteria bacterium, one DNA window encodes the following:
- a CDS encoding F0F1 ATP synthase subunit epsilon, whose protein sequence is MGTIFHLDIVSAEESIYSGPVEFLVAPAQMGEVGIYPRHTPMLTRIKSGMVRIKAQLKEEELVYVSGGMLEVQPDVVTILADTAVRSHDLDEAKALEAKRAAEEAMKNRESELDYARAQAELIEAMAQLAAIDKLRKRGH, encoded by the coding sequence ATGGGTACCATATTTCATCTTGATATCGTGAGCGCGGAAGAATCCATTTATTCCGGTCCTGTTGAATTTCTGGTAGCACCGGCGCAAATGGGTGAAGTAGGTATTTATCCACGTCATACACCGATGCTGACAAGAATCAAATCGGGCATGGTGCGAATCAAGGCACAATTGAAAGAAGAGGAATTAGTTTATGTATCTGGCGGCATGTTGGAAGTTCAACCTGATGTAGTAACGATATTGGCTGATACCGCGGTGCGCAGCCATGATCTTGATGAGGCTAAAGCTCTCGAAGCGAAGCGAGCTGCTGAAGAAGCGATGAAGAATCGGGAATCTGAATTAGATTATGCCAGAGCGCAAGCTGAGCTGATTGAAGCCATGGCGCAATTAGCCGCGATAGATAAGCTGAGAAAACGCGGGCATTGA
- the atpD gene encoding F0F1 ATP synthase subunit beta: MSQGKIVQCIGAVIDVEFPRESLPKVYDALIMDGSELTLEVQQQLGDGVVRTIALGSSDGLRRGMVVKNTGKQITVPVGTKTLGRIMDVLGRPIDEMGDIGADQQMSIHREAPAFDELSASTELLETGIKVIDLICPFAKGGKVGLFGGAGVGKTVNMMELIRNIAIEHSGYSVFAGVGERTREGNDFYHEMKESKVLDKVALVYGQMNEPPGNRLRVALTGLTMAESFRDEGRDVLFFVDNIYRYTLAGTEVSALLGRMPSAVGYQPTLAEEMGRLQERITSTKTGSITSIQAVYVPADDLTDPSPATTFGHLDATVVLSRDIASLGIYPAVDPLDSTSRQLDPQVVGEEHYNTARAVQQTLQRYKELRDIIAILGMDELSPEDKLAVSRARKIQRFLSQPFNVAEVFTGSPGKYVSLKDTIKGFKGIVEGEYDELPEQAFYMVGSIEEAVEKAKTLQ, from the coding sequence ATGAGTCAAGGAAAAATTGTTCAGTGTATTGGTGCGGTAATTGATGTGGAGTTTCCACGCGAATCTCTGCCAAAAGTATATGATGCATTAATTATGGATGGCTCCGAGCTTACGTTAGAAGTGCAGCAGCAGCTAGGTGATGGTGTGGTGCGAACCATTGCACTGGGCTCATCTGATGGATTGCGTCGCGGGATGGTAGTAAAAAATACTGGAAAACAGATCACCGTTCCTGTTGGAACCAAAACATTGGGAAGAATCATGGATGTTTTGGGACGACCAATAGATGAGATGGGTGATATCGGTGCGGATCAGCAAATGTCGATTCATCGGGAAGCGCCTGCATTTGATGAGTTATCAGCATCAACGGAATTGCTGGAAACCGGCATTAAAGTGATTGACCTGATTTGTCCGTTTGCAAAAGGCGGTAAAGTAGGTTTATTCGGTGGTGCAGGTGTGGGTAAAACCGTGAACATGATGGAGTTGATTCGTAACATTGCGATTGAGCACAGCGGCTATTCAGTGTTTGCTGGTGTAGGCGAACGTACACGCGAAGGAAACGACTTTTATCATGAGATGAAAGAATCTAAAGTGTTGGATAAAGTAGCGCTGGTATACGGGCAAATGAATGAGCCACCCGGAAACCGTCTTCGCGTTGCATTGACCGGACTTACAATGGCAGAGTCGTTTCGAGATGAAGGGCGTGATGTTTTGTTCTTCGTTGATAACATTTATCGCTATACATTGGCTGGAACTGAGGTATCAGCGTTACTTGGTCGTATGCCGTCCGCAGTGGGCTATCAGCCGACTCTGGCGGAGGAAATGGGGCGATTACAAGAACGCATCACTTCAACCAAAACTGGCTCCATTACTTCAATTCAAGCGGTCTATGTACCAGCGGATGACTTGACTGATCCGTCACCTGCAACGACCTTTGGGCACTTGGATGCAACGGTTGTGTTATCACGGGACATTGCTTCGTTGGGAATTTATCCAGCAGTAGATCCGCTTGACTCTACTTCACGTCAGCTGGATCCGCAAGTCGTAGGCGAGGAACACTACAATACCGCTCGTGCTGTTCAGCAAACATTGCAGCGGTATAAAGAGTTGCGAGATATTATCGCAATTCTGGGAATGGATGAACTGTCACCGGAAGATAAACTGGCGGTCAGTCGCGCACGCAAGATTCAGCGATTCTTGTCGCAACCGTTTAACGTTGCCGAAGTATTTACTGGTTCACCAGGAAAATATGTTTCTCTAAAAGACACTATTAAAGGTTTTAAAGGAATTGTTGAAGGTGAGTATGATGAACTGCCAGAGCAAGCGTTCTATATGGTTGGCAGCATCGAAGAAGCTGTAGAGAAAGCTAAAACACTTCAATAA
- the atpG gene encoding F0F1 ATP synthase subunit gamma, producing the protein MAGSREIRNKIKSVKNTQKITRAMEMVAASKMRKAQERMKKARPYGEKIRNVAAHMSRANTEYRHPFLIARDTVKRVGVIIVTSDKGLCGGLNTNVLRKALNQMKAWQAEGEQIEVCCIGNKGLGFMSRVGASISSQVIGLGDTPDIAKLIGAVKVVLDGYTQDQFDRVYIFYNRFINTMKQEPVMEQLLPLTDERMQSSEQDNDKPKAAWDYIYEPEAKPVIDDIMVRYVEALIYQAVAENMASEQSARMVAMKAASDNAGNVINELTLIYNKSRQAAITKELSEIVGGAAAV; encoded by the coding sequence ATGGCTGGCAGTAGAGAAATCCGCAATAAAATAAAGAGCGTAAAAAATACGCAGAAGATAACGCGCGCAATGGAAATGGTCGCGGCATCAAAGATGCGTAAAGCTCAGGAGCGTATGAAAAAAGCACGTCCTTACGGCGAGAAGATACGCAATGTTGCTGCACACATGAGTCGAGCAAATACGGAATATCGTCATCCTTTTTTGATTGCGCGCGATACCGTTAAACGAGTCGGCGTTATTATTGTCACTTCTGATAAGGGACTTTGCGGAGGATTAAATACCAATGTTCTGCGCAAAGCCTTGAATCAAATGAAAGCATGGCAAGCGGAAGGCGAGCAGATCGAAGTCTGCTGTATCGGTAACAAAGGCTTGGGATTCATGAGCAGAGTCGGAGCAAGTATCTCTTCCCAAGTAATAGGTTTGGGTGATACTCCTGACATCGCGAAGCTTATCGGTGCGGTAAAAGTGGTTTTGGATGGCTACACGCAAGATCAATTTGATCGTGTGTACATTTTTTATAATCGCTTCATAAATACCATGAAGCAAGAACCTGTCATGGAACAATTGCTACCGCTGACTGATGAACGTATGCAGAGCAGCGAGCAAGATAACGATAAACCCAAAGCAGCCTGGGATTATATTTACGAACCGGAAGCGAAGCCTGTTATAGACGATATTATGGTGCGATATGTAGAAGCATTAATATATCAGGCAGTAGCAGAAAACATGGCATCGGAGCAATCTGCCAGAATGGTGGCGATGAAAGCGGCATCGGACAATGCGGGCAATGTCATAAATGAATTGACATTGATTTATAATAAATCTCGACAAGCAGCGATTACTAAAGAACTATCCGAAATTGTCGGCGGTGCTGCTGCTGTTTAA
- a CDS encoding F0F1 ATP synthase subunit alpha: protein MQLNPSEISELIKKRIEGLVDTAEVRTQGTIVSVTDGIVRIHGLSDVMQGEMLEFPGNTFGLALNLERDSVGAVIMGSYEHICEGDTVKCTGRILEVPVGEALLGRVVNALGQPIDGKGPITAAKSEPIEKIAPGVIWRQSVDQPVQTGLKSVDSMVPVGRGQRELIIGDRQTGKTAVAIDAILNQKGQNMLCIYVAVGQKASSIANVVRKLEEHGAMEYTIVVAATASESAAMQFIAPYSGCTMGEYFRDKGQDALIVYDDLTKQAWAYRQISLLLRRPPGREAYPGDVFYLHSRLLERAARVSADYVEKATNGAVKGKTGSLTALPIIETQAGDVTAFVPTNVISITDGQIFLETDLFNAGIRPAINAGVSVSRVGGAAQTKVIKKLGGGIRLALAQYRELAAFAQFASDLDEATRKQLERGKMATELMKQPQYATLSVSEMALTLFAINNGYFDDVEVNRALAFESALKNYIRGQHAAILDKIEKSKELSAETEKELTAAIQEFKQNGTY from the coding sequence ATGCAGTTAAATCCATCCGAAATCAGTGAACTGATTAAAAAAAGGATCGAAGGACTTGTTGATACAGCAGAAGTGCGTACACAAGGAACAATTGTATCGGTAACAGACGGTATTGTTCGCATTCACGGTTTATCCGATGTGATGCAAGGTGAGATGTTGGAGTTTCCTGGCAATACTTTCGGCTTGGCGCTGAATTTGGAACGTGATTCGGTGGGTGCCGTTATCATGGGCTCGTATGAGCACATCTGTGAGGGTGATACCGTCAAATGCACAGGGCGCATTCTGGAGGTTCCTGTTGGTGAGGCATTGCTTGGTCGTGTCGTGAACGCGCTAGGACAGCCGATCGATGGTAAAGGGCCAATTACAGCAGCGAAATCCGAGCCAATAGAGAAAATTGCTCCGGGTGTAATCTGGAGGCAGTCCGTAGATCAACCTGTGCAAACTGGATTAAAATCAGTTGACTCTATGGTGCCAGTAGGACGCGGACAGCGCGAGTTGATTATCGGCGATCGTCAGACAGGGAAAACTGCAGTAGCAATTGATGCGATTCTCAATCAAAAAGGTCAGAATATGCTCTGCATTTATGTGGCGGTAGGGCAGAAGGCATCTTCAATTGCAAACGTGGTACGTAAGCTGGAAGAGCATGGCGCTATGGAATATACCATTGTCGTAGCAGCAACGGCATCAGAGTCAGCTGCCATGCAATTTATTGCACCTTATTCTGGATGTACGATGGGTGAATATTTCCGTGATAAAGGTCAAGATGCATTAATCGTCTATGATGACTTAACTAAACAAGCTTGGGCTTATCGACAAATATCATTGTTATTGCGTCGACCTCCGGGTCGAGAAGCATATCCGGGCGATGTGTTTTATCTGCATTCGCGCTTGCTTGAAAGAGCGGCGAGGGTCAGTGCGGATTATGTTGAAAAAGCAACCAATGGCGCAGTAAAGGGTAAAACGGGATCGCTGACCGCTCTACCAATCATTGAAACACAAGCTGGTGACGTAACAGCTTTCGTGCCAACCAATGTCATTTCTATTACTGACGGGCAAATATTTCTAGAGACAGACTTGTTTAATGCAGGTATACGCCCAGCAATCAATGCAGGGGTGTCAGTTTCTCGAGTAGGTGGTGCTGCTCAAACGAAGGTTATCAAGAAATTGGGCGGTGGTATACGGTTGGCATTGGCTCAATATCGCGAATTGGCGGCATTTGCGCAGTTTGCATCTGATCTGGATGAAGCTACACGCAAGCAGCTCGAGCGTGGAAAAATGGCGACGGAATTAATGAAGCAGCCGCAGTATGCAACGCTCAGCGTATCAGAAATGGCATTGACATTATTTGCTATTAATAATGGTTATTTTGATGATGTAGAAGTGAATAGAGCGCTGGCATTTGAATCTGCTCTGAAAAACTACATTCGTGGCCAACATGCTGCCATTCTTGACAAAATTGAGAAGAGTAAAGAGCTCAGTGCTGAAACAGAAAAAGAATTGACCGCTGCGATTCAAGAATTTAAGCAAAACGGAACCTATTAA
- a CDS encoding F0F1 ATP synthase subunit delta produces the protein MAEAITVARPYAEAVYKHAVAKGGLEQWSKTLRLAASVVEHDDVRPLIGNPVITTKQLGEIFIEIGKGKFNSEAHNLVMLLAENKRIFILPQISQLFEQLKAQHEGVLEAKIVSAFAMEGKQLKKLVDDLEQKFKRKIDAQVSVDPELIGGVKVEIGDEILDASVRGKLEAMAIALKS, from the coding sequence ATGGCTGAAGCGATTACAGTTGCTAGACCGTATGCGGAAGCTGTTTATAAGCATGCTGTTGCTAAGGGGGGCTTGGAGCAGTGGTCAAAAACATTGCGATTAGCAGCATCTGTTGTTGAACATGATGATGTAAGGCCGCTTATCGGTAATCCGGTTATTACAACAAAACAGCTGGGTGAAATTTTTATAGAGATCGGAAAAGGTAAATTTAATTCCGAAGCTCATAATCTGGTGATGCTGTTAGCGGAAAACAAACGCATATTTATATTGCCGCAGATTAGTCAGCTATTTGAGCAGTTGAAGGCGCAACATGAGGGTGTACTTGAGGCAAAGATTGTGAGCGCGTTTGCAATGGAAGGTAAGCAGCTAAAGAAATTAGTTGATGATCTAGAGCAAAAATTTAAACGCAAAATAGATGCTCAAGTGAGCGTTGATCCAGAGTTAATTGGCGGTGTTAAAGTTGAGATTGGTGATGAGATTCTAGATGCCTCAGTGCGCGGTAAGCTTGAAGCTATGGCCATTGCCCTTAAAAGCTAG
- a CDS encoding F0F1 ATP synthase subunit B — MNINFTLISQALAFSVFIWFTAKFVWPPLLRAIEERQKTIADGLAAGERGRHELELASQRSSEVLKEAKQRASEIILQAEKRATEIIEEAKRTAKDEGERIVAGAKADIAHEMFSAKESLRQHAAQLALVGAEKILRREIDAKAHADILSAIEEDFK, encoded by the coding sequence ATGAATATTAACTTTACTTTAATTTCTCAGGCGTTAGCCTTTTCCGTATTTATTTGGTTCACAGCTAAGTTTGTTTGGCCGCCGCTATTGCGTGCTATTGAGGAGCGTCAAAAAACGATTGCGGATGGCTTGGCAGCAGGCGAGCGTGGCCGTCATGAGCTAGAGTTGGCAAGTCAGCGTTCGTCCGAAGTGTTGAAAGAAGCTAAGCAGCGTGCTTCGGAGATAATTTTGCAGGCAGAGAAAAGAGCGACGGAAATTATTGAAGAAGCGAAGCGAACCGCAAAAGATGAAGGTGAGCGGATAGTGGCCGGTGCAAAAGCAGATATAGCTCATGAAATGTTTAGTGCAAAAGAAAGTTTGCGTCAGCATGCTGCGCAATTAGCACTGGTAGGTGCGGAAAAAATATTACGTCGAGAGATAGATGCAAAAGCGCATGCTGACATACTTTCCGCAATTGAGGAAGATTTTAAATAA
- the atpE gene encoding F0F1 ATP synthase subunit C produces the protein MENLQFLAMIQAYTGIGIGLMIGLGAAGACIGVGVMCSRFLEGAARQPEMIPTLQGKVFLLLGLTDASFIIAVGLAMLFAFGNPLLAVIQQ, from the coding sequence ATGGAGAATTTGCAGTTTTTGGCAATGATTCAGGCATACACTGGAATAGGTATTGGTTTGATGATCGGTTTGGGTGCGGCTGGTGCTTGTATCGGTGTGGGTGTAATGTGTAGCCGTTTCCTTGAGGGTGCTGCGCGTCAGCCAGAAATGATTCCAACTCTGCAAGGTAAAGTGTTTCTTCTGCTCGGTTTAACCGATGCGTCTTTTATTATTGCGGTGGGTCTTGCCATGTTGTTTGCGTTTGGTAATCCATTGCTGGCGGTAATTCAGCAATAA
- the atpB gene encoding F0F1 ATP synthase subunit A translates to MASGTELTPTSYIDHHLTYLTTKVSEGSFWVLHVDTLITSLILGVISFGFIWLIVRKATPGVPSKSQAFIELAIEFIDNEVKNTFHGNRHVLVAPLALTVFVWVLMMNAMDILPIDIMAWITENVFGMHNWKIVPTTDVNTTFALALSVWFLMIFFNLKVKGVGGWTHELFCTPFGKNPLLWILNLLFNFIEYVSKPLSHSLRLFGNIYAGEIIFLLLGMWAATGVSGTIFGSILGAGWAIFHILIVTLQAFIFMMLTVVYISMAHESH, encoded by the coding sequence ATGGCATCGGGAACAGAACTTACACCAACATCATATATAGATCATCATCTAACCTATCTAACAACAAAAGTCAGTGAAGGATCTTTCTGGGTGTTGCATGTTGATACCTTGATTACATCCCTTATTCTTGGCGTAATTAGTTTTGGTTTTATCTGGTTGATAGTGCGCAAAGCAACGCCGGGTGTGCCCTCTAAGAGTCAGGCATTCATCGAATTGGCGATTGAGTTCATTGATAATGAAGTGAAAAATACATTTCATGGTAACCGGCATGTGCTGGTGGCCCCTCTGGCATTAACGGTGTTTGTGTGGGTTTTGATGATGAATGCCATGGATATATTGCCGATCGATATCATGGCTTGGATTACCGAGAATGTGTTTGGTATGCACAACTGGAAGATTGTGCCGACAACGGATGTCAACACAACTTTTGCGCTAGCCCTTTCAGTATGGTTTTTGATGATTTTTTTCAACCTCAAAGTCAAGGGGGTTGGGGGATGGACGCATGAGTTATTTTGTACGCCATTTGGGAAAAATCCGCTCTTGTGGATACTGAATCTGTTATTCAATTTTATTGAATATGTATCGAAGCCTCTGTCGCACTCTTTGCGGCTTTTTGGAAATATATACGCAGGTGAGATAATTTTTCTGCTGTTGGGTATGTGGGCTGCAACCGGAGTCTCTGGAACAATCTTTGGTTCAATTCTGGGGGCTGGTTGGGCAATATTTCATATATTGATCGTTACCTTGCAAGCATTTATTTTTATGATGTTGACGGTTGTCTACATATCAATGGCGCATGAATCTCACTGA
- a CDS encoding ATP synthase subunit I: protein MSWIKNRPLYIVLRMQLLATIAVAVVVWFFLGMQGAISASLGGVVSVVASAAFAVIVSRHKGYTAGEAIRTALRAESIKIVLTVGLLWLVFKFYENVNALAFIGAFILTVLVHSVALLVADDTK from the coding sequence ATGTCTTGGATTAAGAATAGGCCGCTGTATATTGTGTTGCGCATGCAGTTGCTCGCGACAATAGCGGTGGCAGTGGTTGTCTGGTTTTTTCTGGGTATGCAAGGTGCAATATCAGCATCACTCGGTGGGGTAGTCAGTGTGGTTGCCTCTGCGGCATTTGCCGTCATTGTCTCACGTCACAAAGGCTACACAGCAGGAGAAGCCATAAGAACTGCACTAAGAGCGGAGTCGATAAAGATTGTATTGACTGTCGGCTTGTTGTGGTTAGTATTTAAATTTTACGAGAACGTGAACGCGCTGGCATTTATAGGGGCGTTTATCCTGACAGTTTTGGTTCATAGCGTGGCATTATTGGTCGCGGACGATACAAAGTAA
- a CDS encoding acetyl-CoA C-acyltransferase family protein, giving the protein MREVVILSGVRTAIGDYGGALKSIAPADLAAKVVREAVMRAGIDPDEVGHVVFGNVIHGETRDMYLARVACINGGLPQHTAALTVNRICGSGLQAIVSASQNILLDDTDVAVAGGAESMSRGGYLLPALRWGQRMNDGATVDMMVGALTDPFDRVHMGITAENIAVKWQISREEQDAFAVESHRRALHAIQNGYFKEQILPIEVVDHKETIVFDTDEHPRENIGVDHLAKLRPVFQKGGTVTAGNASGINDCAAALVLMESKVAQKRNLKPLARLVSYGHAGVDPRFMGIGPVPAVQSALRRAGLKISDMDVIESNEAFAVQSCAVAKELQFDPGKTNPNGGAVALGHPIGATGSILVIKAIYELRRSGGRYALITLCIGGGQGIAAIFEKL; this is encoded by the coding sequence ATGCGTGAAGTAGTTATTCTGAGCGGTGTTCGCACAGCGATCGGGGATTATGGCGGCGCGCTTAAAAGTATTGCGCCTGCCGATTTGGCGGCAAAAGTCGTGCGCGAAGCTGTAATGCGCGCAGGAATTGATCCCGATGAAGTCGGGCATGTCGTTTTTGGTAATGTCATCCACGGAGAAACGCGCGATATGTATCTGGCGCGCGTGGCTTGCATCAATGGCGGTTTGCCGCAGCATACTGCGGCATTGACGGTAAACCGGATATGCGGAAGCGGCTTGCAAGCCATTGTTTCAGCCAGTCAAAATATTTTACTCGATGACACCGATGTGGCGGTGGCAGGCGGAGCGGAGTCGATGAGCCGAGGCGGCTATTTATTGCCGGCACTGCGCTGGGGGCAGCGCATGAACGATGGTGCTACCGTCGATATGATGGTGGGGGCTTTGACTGATCCGTTTGATCGTGTGCATATGGGTATTACTGCGGAAAATATTGCCGTCAAATGGCAAATCAGCCGGGAAGAGCAGGATGCCTTTGCCGTTGAAAGCCATCGCCGTGCGTTACATGCGATTCAGAATGGTTATTTCAAAGAACAGATATTGCCCATTGAGGTGGTTGATCACAAAGAAACGATTGTTTTTGATACCGACGAGCATCCGCGAGAAAATATTGGCGTGGATCATCTGGCTAAATTACGTCCGGTCTTTCAGAAAGGCGGCACCGTCACGGCCGGTAATGCTTCCGGGATTAATGATTGCGCTGCCGCACTGGTGCTGATGGAATCCAAGGTGGCGCAGAAACGCAATTTGAAACCGCTGGCGAGATTGGTGTCGTATGGTCATGCCGGTGTTGATCCTAGGTTTATGGGCATAGGTCCTGTACCTGCGGTCCAAAGTGCGTTGCGGCGCGCTGGTCTTAAAATATCAGATATGGATGTGATTGAATCCAACGAGGCTTTTGCTGTTCAGTCTTGCGCGGTTGCGAAGGAATTGCAGTTCGATCCGGGAAAAACGAATCCTAACGGTGGTGCGGTGGCGCTAGGACACCCAATAGGAGCAACGGGGAGTATTCTGGTTATCAAGGCCATTTATGAGCTGCGTCGCAGCGGCGGGAGATATGCTCTAATCACCCTGTGTATCGGAGGTGGTCAAGGGATCGCAGCTATTTTTGAGAAGCTTTGA
- a CDS encoding Hpt domain-containing protein — MSDPVLNLDKLNVWRQMDPEGGTGFLKKLIAIYLSSVPVFETQVENAITAADSSALIKAAHTFKSSAANIGADVLADICRQLEEYGDKNQVSKASQLLEKMKVESRRVTAALEELLEKC, encoded by the coding sequence ATGAGTGATCCTGTTCTCAATTTAGATAAGCTCAATGTCTGGCGGCAAATGGATCCCGAGGGTGGAACCGGGTTTCTGAAAAAACTGATCGCAATTTATTTGTCGTCGGTACCTGTTTTTGAAACACAAGTTGAAAATGCCATTACTGCCGCTGATAGCAGCGCGCTGATAAAAGCTGCGCACACTTTTAAATCGAGTGCGGCCAATATCGGTGCGGATGTGCTCGCAGATATATGCCGCCAGTTGGAAGAATACGGGGATAAAAATCAGGTGAGCAAGGCATCTCAGCTGCTGGAGAAGATGAAAGTCGAATCCCGGCGGGTAACGGCAGCGTTAGAGGAATTGCTGGAAAAATGTTGA
- a CDS encoding cytochrome P460 family protein, with product MKYTLKAIATALAITSVSVYAGGDPEHVKFPADYSKTFTQYATMNRANQTQVAKLYANEAAIAGYKQGNKSAPGGVVVMEIYTPKKGADGKPLPGSDGIFEIASLAAVAVMENRNNWDASFPKENRTGDWGFAVYNPDGTAKSNDLNCVQCHTPLQAQDYLFTYQKLINFVKK from the coding sequence ATGAAATATACGTTGAAAGCGATTGCCACTGCATTAGCCATTACCTCGGTTAGCGTTTATGCCGGCGGAGATCCGGAACATGTCAAGTTTCCTGCAGATTACAGCAAGACTTTTACCCAGTATGCAACCATGAATCGCGCAAACCAGACGCAGGTCGCCAAGTTGTACGCCAACGAAGCCGCGATTGCCGGTTATAAGCAAGGAAATAAAAGCGCTCCCGGTGGTGTTGTGGTAATGGAAATTTATACACCTAAAAAAGGCGCGGACGGTAAACCGCTTCCGGGTAGTGACGGTATCTTCGAAATCGCTTCATTGGCTGCTGTTGCGGTGATGGAAAACCGCAATAATTGGGATGCGTCCTTTCCAAAGGAAAATCGCACTGGTGATTGGGGGTTTGCGGTTTACAATCCGGATGGCACGGCAAAAAGCAACGATCTGAATTGCGTGCAATGCCATACACCGCTGCAAGCGCAGGATTATTTGTTCACCTATCAGAAGCTGATTAATTTTGTGAAGAAATAA
- a CDS encoding SDR family oxidoreductase has translation MKKTVLITGCSSGIGYCTAKGLQARGYRVFATARRRDSIEKLLAEGLESFRLDLNDSNSIHFAFEEVMRRSGGELYALFNNGAFGLPGAVEDLNRDALRAQFETNVFGWQELTNLAIPVMRQQGYGRIIQNSSVLGFVALPFRGAYNASKYAIEGLSDTLRLELKGSNVYVSLIEPGPISSLFRMNAVKALEKYIDIENSVHREKYQGVLARLNKQGPAVPFTLPPEAVLKRVIHALEAPKPQARYYVTVPTYLFGFLKRILSTRALDVLLAKSGNSN, from the coding sequence ATGAAAAAAACCGTACTCATTACCGGATGTTCCAGCGGAATCGGCTACTGCACCGCCAAAGGTTTGCAGGCACGCGGCTATCGCGTTTTTGCCACAGCCAGAAGGCGCGACAGCATTGAAAAACTGCTGGCTGAAGGACTGGAAAGCTTCCGTCTGGATTTAAACGACTCCAATTCGATTCATTTCGCTTTTGAAGAAGTCATGCGCCGCAGCGGCGGTGAATTGTACGCGCTGTTCAACAATGGCGCATTTGGCTTGCCCGGCGCGGTGGAAGATTTAAACCGCGATGCCCTGCGCGCGCAATTCGAAACCAATGTATTCGGCTGGCAGGAATTGACCAATCTTGCGATCCCCGTGATGCGCCAACAAGGGTATGGACGTATCATTCAGAACAGCTCGGTGCTGGGTTTTGTCGCACTGCCTTTCCGTGGCGCCTACAACGCCTCCAAATACGCCATCGAAGGTTTGAGCGACACGCTGCGCTTGGAACTCAAAGGCAGCAACGTATACGTCAGCTTGATCGAACCGGGGCCGATTTCCAGCCTGTTCCGCATGAACGCCGTCAAAGCGCTGGAAAAATATATCGACATCGAAAACAGCGTGCATCGCGAAAAATATCAAGGTGTGCTGGCACGATTGAACAAACAAGGCCCCGCTGTTCCATTCACGCTGCCGCCCGAAGCGGTTCTGAAGCGGGTAATTCACGCACTGGAAGCACCCAAACCGCAAGCACGTTACTACGTAACCGTTCCTACGTATTTGTTTGGTTTCCTAAAACGCATACTCAGCACGCGCGCACTGGACGTGCTGCTGGCGAAATCGGGAAACAGTAACTGA
- a CDS encoding DUF3460 family protein encodes MDYNYESEHTKFMREFLEKNPQVQDKRLEARSVWWDKNQNLEERKRFKESAEPMKPYVYFGG; translated from the coding sequence ATGGATTATAACTACGAATCTGAGCACACTAAATTTATGCGCGAGTTTCTGGAAAAGAATCCGCAAGTGCAAGATAAGCGGCTGGAGGCACGCAGTGTTTGGTGGGATAAAAATCAGAATTTGGAAGAGCGCAAACGCTTCAAGGAATCCGCCGAACCGATGAAGCCGTATGTTTATTTTGGCGGTTAG